A genomic window from Tolypothrix sp. PCC 7910 includes:
- a CDS encoding P-loop NTPase fold protein — MSNTNFWKTAYQLFKPEEPLATPEELQNFYVPRDNSPVDQLVSLLEMEDDPAKFLLAGHRGGGKTTELRRLQQQLNNSYKVIWIDTQTALDRYNIGYAEVVVLIGLEIASQAIKSNWLFNKDKLLAALKDSLKTVVYQDKGSQTESLGMPEFIEKAGLILKRGLTREVTKTINVRPLLSEIISRVNNIIEAAEKETRKKMLIIVDGLDRHDIVTALEMFSSPLLIEINCHIIYSIPISLRYSPNFRQPMESFQKCLDLHNPPVFQCDENLRPTAEPHQEGRNILNNVVNKRLSILGDSYKGLINPDAIALMCEKSGGVMRDLVRLARTACEIGLQKKLLFIDLETAKKAVQEVRREYNLNDYHYPELDFVHRNGKLTTKTHSLPNRGEFIICDELLQNKLVLGYYNSDQEPWFDVNPIIIEDLRRWQAANNIS; from the coding sequence ATGAGTAATACAAATTTCTGGAAAACTGCTTATCAGTTATTCAAGCCAGAGGAACCTCTTGCAACCCCAGAAGAATTACAAAATTTTTATGTGCCGAGAGATAATAGCCCTGTAGATCAGCTTGTCAGTTTACTAGAAATGGAAGATGATCCTGCAAAATTTTTGCTAGCAGGTCATCGGGGTGGGGGGAAAACAACAGAACTCCGGCGACTACAACAACAGTTAAACAACAGCTATAAGGTTATCTGGATTGATACGCAAACAGCCTTGGATCGTTACAATATAGGCTATGCAGAAGTAGTGGTATTGATTGGGTTAGAAATTGCTAGTCAAGCGATTAAATCTAATTGGTTATTTAATAAAGATAAGTTATTAGCAGCTTTAAAAGATAGCCTAAAAACAGTAGTTTATCAAGATAAAGGTAGCCAGACTGAAAGTTTAGGGATGCCAGAATTTATAGAAAAGGCAGGATTAATTCTTAAACGTGGGTTAACAAGAGAAGTTACAAAAACTATTAATGTTCGTCCTTTATTAAGTGAAATTATTAGCCGAGTTAACAATATTATTGAAGCGGCTGAAAAAGAAACAAGAAAAAAAATGCTGATTATTGTTGATGGGTTAGATAGGCATGACATAGTAACCGCTTTAGAAATGTTTTCTAGCCCGTTGTTGATAGAAATTAACTGTCATATTATTTATTCTATTCCTATATCTCTGCGATATTCACCTAACTTTCGTCAGCCGATGGAAAGTTTTCAGAAATGTTTAGATTTACATAATCCACCTGTTTTTCAATGTGATGAAAATTTACGCCCGACCGCTGAACCTCATCAAGAGGGTAGAAATATCCTGAATAATGTAGTTAATAAACGTCTTTCTATATTAGGTGATAGTTATAAAGGATTAATCAACCCTGATGCTATAGCGCTCATGTGTGAAAAAAGCGGTGGTGTGATGCGAGATTTAGTACGGTTAGCGCGTACTGCTTGTGAAATAGGTTTACAAAAGAAATTACTTTTTATAGATTTAGAAACTGCAAAAAAAGCAGTGCAAGAAGTTCGTAGAGAATATAATTTAAATGACTATCATTATCCTGAGCTTGATTTTGTACATCGCAATGGAAAGTTAACAACCAAGACCCATAGCTTACCTAACAGGGGTGAATTTATTATTTGTGATGAGCTTTTGCAAAATAAGTTAGTCTTGGGGTACTACAATTCAGATCAGGAACCTTGGTTTGATGTTAATCCGATTATTATAGAGGATTTACGACGCTGGCAAGCTGCTAATAATATTTCATAA
- a CDS encoding ABC transporter substrate-binding protein: MRNSWFKFWGLVIAIAIAIISCHSLTLPSASTRVTVKLSGWGGNPVEQKLLQQVLKDFEAQHPKIKVKYEVISDQYMDVIKTRLVGEAAPDVFYLDALEAPFFMSQNVLEPLNTYITPEFDLADFEPNLLNSFKYQNQIYGFPKDYSTLSLFYNKKAFAEVALSKPPSTWEELRSYSEKLTGKLNKYGFGEIPELARQAYKIKAFGGQIINQNDYATFASEPGLQGLQLVIDQYQKDRSSAQKSDVGTNSGSEMFGQSKVAMVIEGNWAIPYLQETFPQLEFATAEIPTINGKNNTMVFTVAYVMNKQAKHKAEAWELISYLTGKQGMQKWTGTGFALPTRKSVAEKLGYDKDPLRSPFVSGVSYATPWQAGKYPAAIVNNFDNQFISALLGQQPLKQAMIRAQTAANQQIQAME, encoded by the coding sequence ATTAGAAATAGTTGGTTCAAGTTTTGGGGATTGGTAATTGCGATCGCGATCGCAATTATTAGTTGCCACAGTCTAACACTACCGAGCGCATCCACAAGAGTTACTGTCAAACTTAGTGGTTGGGGAGGTAATCCTGTGGAACAAAAGCTGCTACAGCAGGTACTAAAAGACTTTGAAGCACAGCACCCTAAGATTAAAGTCAAGTATGAGGTCATTTCAGACCAATACATGGACGTTATCAAAACCCGCTTGGTGGGAGAAGCTGCACCCGATGTTTTCTATCTCGATGCGCTAGAGGCTCCTTTCTTTATGAGTCAAAACGTCCTCGAACCTTTAAATACTTATATCACTCCGGAATTTGATTTAGCAGACTTTGAACCTAACCTACTCAATAGCTTCAAGTACCAGAATCAAATTTACGGTTTTCCCAAAGATTATTCCACTTTATCGCTGTTTTACAACAAAAAAGCTTTTGCTGAGGTTGCTTTGAGTAAGCCTCCCAGCACTTGGGAAGAATTACGCAGCTATTCTGAGAAATTAACAGGTAAACTCAACAAATATGGCTTTGGGGAAATTCCAGAATTAGCGCGTCAAGCTTATAAAATCAAAGCCTTTGGTGGACAAATTATTAATCAAAATGATTATGCAACCTTTGCTAGTGAACCAGGCTTACAAGGATTGCAGTTAGTCATAGATCAGTATCAAAAAGACCGTTCCTCTGCTCAAAAATCTGATGTGGGAACAAACTCCGGTAGTGAAATGTTTGGTCAGAGTAAGGTAGCAATGGTAATTGAAGGTAATTGGGCAATTCCTTATTTGCAAGAAACCTTTCCTCAACTAGAGTTCGCCACCGCAGAGATACCTACAATTAATGGTAAAAATAACACTATGGTGTTTACAGTTGCCTATGTAATGAATAAACAAGCCAAACATAAAGCTGAAGCTTGGGAATTAATTTCTTATCTCACAGGTAAACAAGGGATGCAAAAGTGGACTGGGACAGGGTTTGCACTCCCCACACGGAAATCTGTAGCTGAGAAATTAGGCTATGACAAAGACCCCTTGCGATCGCCTTTCGTTAGTGGTGTCTCCTATGCTACACCTTGGCAAGCTGGCAAATATCCAGCAGCAATTGTCAATAATTTTGATAACCAATTTATTAGCGCTTTATTGGGTCAGCAGCCATTAAAGCAAGCAATGATAAGAGCGCAAACAGCAGCGAATCAGCAGATTCAGGCAATGGAATGA
- a CDS encoding MFS transporter — translation MTSVPIETAAPVTLELTQITTPQLTLTSTTKSNSQLYKDAIRTSLKASTLDAVFATVFGVATGGILLSNFLLELGASPVVFGMLSSIPMLVNLVQPLGAYLSERSSSRFYYSLRTHGIARLLWLILGIGIISSSWLGLTASQLVGLTLLVVLFSSLLGGLGSASWLSWLAMIVPRRLRGRYFGIRNSAASLTNLLCVPLAGIAVSHWYGGTLQGYGVVLFVGIVFGIISLGCQYFQMDMNPALQNNNLVKYQHISESVAIPEGTCALNQTLNNEFASIWSNSNFLRFLLYFGFWMLAVNISAPFFNFYMLDRLHLDVSCVTLYGSLQAGASMLLIILWGKLADKIGNRRILIVIGILVALTPVLWMGVSANSWNIWLWLPLLHIFTGGTCAAIDLCNNNMQLGIVPLKNQSIYFAIASAVAGVSGALGTTIGGFIAQFAEQGGLLGLFALSSACRLLAILPLMFVKEPHQ, via the coding sequence ATGACTTCTGTTCCGATTGAAACAGCTGCGCCTGTAACTCTGGAACTTACCCAGATTACTACGCCGCAATTAACACTAACTTCTACCACCAAAAGCAATTCGCAACTTTATAAGGATGCAATTCGCACCAGTTTGAAGGCTTCAACCCTGGATGCTGTTTTTGCCACAGTTTTTGGCGTGGCGACAGGTGGTATTTTACTCAGCAATTTCCTGTTGGAATTGGGTGCTAGTCCGGTAGTTTTTGGAATGCTGTCATCGATTCCCATGCTGGTGAACTTAGTTCAGCCATTGGGTGCGTACCTGTCAGAACGCAGCAGCAGCCGTTTCTACTATTCTTTGAGAACTCATGGAATTGCTCGGTTACTGTGGCTAATTCTCGGCATTGGTATTATTAGCTCAAGCTGGTTAGGTCTGACTGCTTCCCAGTTAGTAGGATTAACGCTGTTAGTTGTGTTGTTCAGCAGTCTTTTAGGCGGACTAGGAAGCGCATCATGGCTGAGTTGGCTAGCGATGATTGTGCCTCGGCGGTTGCGCGGTAGATATTTTGGTATCCGCAATAGTGCAGCTAGCTTGACTAATTTGCTCTGCGTCCCTTTGGCGGGGATAGCTGTATCTCATTGGTATGGTGGAACTTTACAAGGTTACGGGGTAGTTCTGTTTGTAGGTATTGTGTTCGGGATTATCAGTTTGGGGTGTCAGTACTTTCAGATGGATATGAATCCTGCTTTGCAAAACAATAATCTTGTAAAGTACCAGCACATCAGTGAATCTGTTGCCATTCCCGAAGGAACTTGTGCGCTAAATCAAACCCTAAACAACGAGTTTGCTAGCATTTGGAGCAACTCTAACTTTCTAAGGTTTCTGCTTTATTTCGGCTTCTGGATGCTGGCTGTGAATATCAGCGCACCTTTTTTCAACTTCTATATGCTAGATCGGCTGCATTTAGATGTAAGTTGCGTGACGCTATACGGTAGCTTGCAAGCGGGAGCGAGTATGCTTTTAATTATCCTGTGGGGTAAATTGGCAGATAAAATCGGTAATCGCCGGATTTTGATTGTAATTGGAATTTTGGTTGCACTTACACCTGTGTTGTGGATGGGTGTCAGTGCTAATAGTTGGAATATTTGGCTATGGTTACCGCTATTACATATTTTTACAGGCGGCACATGTGCAGCAATTGATTTGTGCAATAACAATATGCAACTGGGGATAGTACCACTCAAAAACCAGTCTATTTATTTTGCGATCGCATCTGCTGTTGCTGGTGTGAGTGGTGCTTTAGGTACAACTATTGGTGGTTTCATCGCCCAATTTGCCGAACAAGGAGGCTTACTCGGCTTATTCGCTCTCTCTAGCGCCTGTCGCCTCCTAGCGATTTTACCCCTGATGTTTGTCAAAGAACCCCATCAATGA
- the accD gene encoding acetyl-CoA carboxylase, carboxyltransferase subunit beta, translated as MANNEESRGLKSLLDWFANRRKSGTTSMERQEREIADGLWHKCAKCGVLAYTKDLRANQMVCAECGHHHRVDSDERIRQLIDQNTWRPMDEHLRPTDPLGFRDRKPYSDRLREMQDKIGLIDAVKTGLGEINGLPVALGVMDFRFMGGSMGSVVGEKLTRLIEQATQRRYPVVIVCTSGGARMQEGMLSLMQMAKISAALQRHRDAKLLYIPVLTHPTTGGVTASFAMLGDIILAEPKATIGFAGRRVIEQTIREKLPEDFQSAEDLLKHGFVDEIVPRTQLKNTLSQLIGLHQPVPTAPNMVLWETMSLSSSAAE; from the coding sequence ATGGCAAACAACGAAGAATCACGCGGTTTAAAGTCTCTATTGGATTGGTTTGCGAATCGACGGAAATCCGGAACCACCAGCATGGAACGTCAAGAACGCGAAATCGCTGATGGATTATGGCATAAATGCGCTAAGTGTGGTGTATTGGCATATACAAAAGACCTGAGAGCAAATCAAATGGTTTGTGCGGAGTGCGGTCATCACCATCGCGTGGATAGCGATGAACGCATTCGCCAATTGATTGACCAAAACACCTGGAGACCAATGGACGAACATCTGCGTCCCACCGATCCTCTGGGATTCCGCGATCGCAAACCCTATAGCGATCGTCTGCGGGAAATGCAGGACAAAATTGGTTTAATCGATGCAGTCAAAACAGGTTTAGGCGAAATCAACGGTTTACCTGTGGCTTTGGGAGTCATGGACTTCCGCTTCATGGGTGGTAGTATGGGTTCCGTTGTCGGCGAAAAACTCACCCGCTTAATTGAGCAAGCCACCCAACGCCGCTATCCTGTAGTAATTGTCTGCACTTCTGGTGGTGCCAGAATGCAAGAAGGAATGCTCTCTTTGATGCAGATGGCGAAAATCTCCGCAGCGCTACAACGCCATCGCGATGCCAAACTTTTATATATTCCCGTTTTAACTCATCCCACCACTGGGGGTGTCACAGCAAGTTTCGCCATGTTGGGCGATATTATCCTCGCAGAACCAAAAGCCACTATTGGATTTGCTGGTCGGCGAGTGATTGAGCAAACCATCCGTGAAAAACTCCCCGAAGATTTCCAAAGCGCTGAAGATTTGCTCAAGCATGGCTTTGTCGATGAAATCGTTCCCCGGACGCAGTTAAAGAATACTCTATCACAGTTGATTGGCTTACATCAGCCCGTACCCACCGCCCCAAACATGGTTTTGTGGGAAACCATGAGTTTGAGTTCTAGCGCTGCTGAATAG
- a CDS encoding A24 family peptidase, translating to MDILMIVPASLLVFILGASIGSFINVVVYRLPAGLSVLWPPSRCPHCLNQLKAYDNVPVFGWLWLRGRCRYCKSKIAARYPVVEAITGIIFVLVFLLFKVSILTIGYWAFCSWLLALSLIDLDTMTLPNQLTQSGLVLGLIFQIVIGFFPEGSSVGAIKHLMMGIVGAVLGLWLFDAIALFGSIALGKTAMGSGDAKLAAMMGAWLGWKYLLLAGFMACAVGALVGGVAIALSQRRFGQKIPFGPFLALGAAIALFGGEAILSVYQGLFFPVT from the coding sequence ATGGACATTTTGATGATTGTCCCGGCGAGTTTACTCGTCTTCATATTGGGTGCATCGATTGGTAGCTTTATTAATGTTGTGGTTTATCGGCTTCCGGCGGGGTTGTCGGTTCTTTGGCCTCCCTCCCGTTGTCCCCATTGCCTCAACCAGCTAAAAGCTTACGATAATGTGCCTGTTTTCGGGTGGCTGTGGCTCAGAGGTCGGTGTCGTTATTGTAAAAGTAAAATTGCTGCCCGTTATCCTGTGGTAGAAGCGATAACGGGCATAATTTTTGTACTAGTTTTTTTACTATTTAAAGTTTCTATTTTGACAATTGGCTATTGGGCTTTTTGTAGCTGGTTATTGGCCCTATCACTAATAGATTTAGATACGATGACTCTACCCAACCAACTTACACAGTCGGGTTTGGTTTTGGGGCTGATATTTCAAATAGTGATTGGGTTTTTTCCGGAAGGTAGCTCTGTGGGCGCAATCAAGCACCTGATGATGGGGATTGTGGGGGCTGTGCTGGGCTTATGGCTATTTGATGCGATCGCTCTTTTTGGTTCCATAGCTCTGGGTAAAACTGCAATGGGATCTGGAGATGCCAAATTAGCGGCGATGATGGGAGCCTGGCTAGGTTGGAAATATTTACTCTTAGCTGGTTTTATGGCTTGTGCTGTGGGAGCTTTAGTAGGTGGTGTAGCTATCGCCCTGTCACAGCGACGCTTTGGACAGAAAATACCCTTTGGCCCGTTTCTCGCTTTGGGAGCTGCGATCGCTTTATTTGGCGGGGAAGCAATTTTATCTGTTTACCAGGGGTTATTTTTTCCAGTAACGTGA
- the leuB gene encoding 3-isopropylmalate dehydrogenase, protein MTQNYRITLLPGDGIGPEIMAVAVDVLKIVGQKFDLKFDFQEALIGGAAIDATGEPLPAATLDTCRNSDAVLLAAIGGYKWDTLPSNLRPEAGLLGLRAGLGLFANLRPAKILPQLIDASTLKKEVVEGVDIMVVRELTGGIYFGKPKGIFETETGEKRGVNTMVYTESEIDRIGKVAFEAARKRGKKLCSVDKANVLEVSQLWRDRITKLSQEYPDVELSHLYVDNAAMQLVRAPKQFDTIVTGNLFGDILSDAAAMLTGSIGMLPSASLGASGPGVFEPVHGSAPDIAGQDKANPLAQVLSAAMMLRYALDQPAAADAIENAVFQVLEQGDRTGDILSPGTKLLGCRAMGESLIKAIG, encoded by the coding sequence ATGACCCAGAACTACCGCATTACCCTACTTCCCGGCGATGGCATCGGCCCCGAAATTATGGCTGTAGCGGTAGATGTGCTCAAAATCGTAGGGCAGAAATTCGATTTAAAGTTTGATTTCCAAGAAGCCCTCATTGGTGGTGCAGCAATTGACGCTACAGGGGAACCGCTACCAGCGGCTACTTTAGATACTTGCCGCAATAGCGATGCTGTATTACTTGCGGCTATTGGTGGTTATAAGTGGGATACCTTACCATCCAATCTCCGCCCAGAAGCAGGTTTGTTAGGATTGCGCGCTGGTTTGGGATTATTTGCGAATTTACGCCCAGCGAAAATTTTGCCCCAATTAATAGATGCCTCAACTTTGAAAAAGGAAGTTGTAGAAGGCGTTGATATTATGGTGGTGCGCGAACTCACAGGGGGGATTTACTTCGGTAAACCCAAAGGAATTTTTGAAACTGAGACTGGAGAAAAGCGCGGTGTAAATACAATGGTTTACACCGAATCAGAAATCGATCGCATTGGCAAAGTCGCCTTTGAAGCCGCACGCAAACGAGGTAAGAAACTTTGCTCCGTGGATAAAGCCAACGTTTTAGAAGTATCGCAACTGTGGCGCGATCGCATCACCAAACTTTCCCAAGAATACCCCGATGTCGAACTATCTCACCTCTATGTGGATAATGCAGCCATGCAGCTAGTCCGCGCGCCTAAGCAGTTCGATACCATTGTTACGGGTAATTTATTTGGCGATATTCTCTCCGATGCTGCTGCCATGCTCACTGGTAGTATTGGGATGTTACCTTCAGCCAGTTTAGGTGCTTCTGGCCCTGGTGTATTTGAACCAGTACATGGTTCAGCCCCGGATATTGCTGGACAGGATAAAGCCAATCCGCTAGCGCAGGTATTGAGTGCAGCTATGATGTTGCGTTATGCTTTAGACCAACCAGCCGCAGCAGATGCCATTGAAAATGCCGTCTTCCAAGTATTAGAACAAGGCGATCGCACTGGTGATATTCTCTCACCCGGCACCAAGCTTTTAGGTTGTCGCGCAATGGGCGAATCGTTAATTAAGGCAATTGGGTAG
- a CDS encoding mechanosensitive ion channel family protein, which translates to MNFKEIGQVALALLTQFGLKLVGAILLWVVAQRLIDFGLKLLRRAFKVQHVDPTLITYIINIISVTLRIVLVVAILGFFGIETTSFAALLAAAGIAIGAAWGGLLANFAAGAFLVIFRPFKIGDFITAAGVTGTVTEIGLFTTNINTPDNVMTIVANNKIFSDNIQNYSANPYRRVDLLAQLHHSVDHHDAIARLKAKISQIPNVLQSPAPDVEIIDFNMAGPVLAVRPYCNNDHYWQVYFDTNKVIRETFGEAGYPVPEHRYSISGSSPNGVDPVVPASIMS; encoded by the coding sequence ATGAATTTTAAGGAAATTGGTCAGGTTGCTTTGGCGTTGCTAACGCAGTTCGGCTTGAAGCTTGTAGGCGCTATCCTGTTGTGGGTTGTAGCTCAACGCTTGATTGACTTTGGATTGAAGCTATTACGTCGTGCTTTCAAAGTTCAACATGTTGATCCAACACTGATTACCTACATTATCAATATCATTTCTGTCACCCTGAGAATTGTTCTAGTTGTGGCAATTCTCGGATTTTTTGGTATTGAAACCACCTCCTTTGCAGCTTTGTTAGCAGCAGCTGGTATTGCAATTGGTGCAGCATGGGGTGGACTGTTGGCGAACTTTGCAGCTGGTGCGTTTTTAGTGATTTTTCGCCCATTTAAAATTGGTGATTTCATCACTGCAGCAGGTGTTACGGGAACTGTCACAGAAATTGGGCTGTTCACAACTAATATCAATACGCCTGATAATGTGATGACAATTGTCGCCAATAATAAAATCTTTTCTGACAATATCCAGAATTACTCTGCTAATCCCTACCGTCGGGTTGACCTACTAGCCCAACTACATCATTCTGTAGATCATCACGATGCGATCGCACGTTTGAAAGCTAAAATTAGCCAAATACCCAATGTTCTGCAAAGTCCTGCACCTGATGTAGAAATTATTGATTTCAATATGGCAGGCCCCGTACTAGCAGTACGTCCTTATTGCAATAATGACCATTACTGGCAAGTTTACTTCGACACTAATAAAGTTATACGTGAAACCTTTGGCGAAGCTGGCTATCCGGTTCCCGAACATCGTTACTCAATCAGTGGTTCATCACCTAATGGAGTTGATCCTGTAGTCCCTGCATCAATCATGAGCTGA
- a CDS encoding polysaccharide deacetylase family protein — MADQKSSVRRGIIFIPLIAGVCTFGAGLYWLMGRTDHQMHIHKSKSLTAKALINQQDLALNRDAVGSTDSHIFEVPKAFQGQVVQELPVTDKNKVIALTFDDGPAPKYTEQILAILKKENIKATFFCVGEMVHYFPQIAKEEVAAGNAIGNHTWHHWYRKMNPTIAQREIESTATQIYETTGVKTSLFRPPFGILNNGVADYAKKNNYAILMWSDDSEDYRRPPVSRLVNNVIKEAKPGGMILMHDGGGNRSNTVKALPEIIDTLKKRGYSFVTVPELLAIQAQKPLVKMAKFHQPNKDM; from the coding sequence GTGGCAGATCAGAAATCTTCGGTTAGACGAGGAATTATATTTATCCCATTAATTGCCGGAGTTTGTACTTTTGGCGCGGGATTGTATTGGCTGATGGGTCGAACAGACCATCAAATGCACATTCATAAATCAAAGTCACTAACAGCCAAAGCATTAATTAATCAGCAAGATTTGGCATTGAATCGAGACGCTGTTGGTTCAACAGACAGCCACATATTTGAAGTGCCAAAGGCATTTCAAGGACAAGTAGTTCAGGAGTTACCAGTAACCGATAAAAATAAAGTGATTGCGTTGACTTTTGATGATGGCCCTGCGCCTAAATACACAGAACAAATTTTAGCAATTCTGAAGAAAGAAAATATTAAAGCGACTTTCTTCTGTGTAGGGGAAATGGTGCATTATTTTCCTCAAATTGCTAAGGAGGAAGTAGCTGCTGGTAATGCAATTGGCAATCACACATGGCATCATTGGTATCGCAAGATGAACCCAACTATTGCACAGCGTGAGATTGAGTCCACTGCCACACAGATATACGAAACTACGGGAGTTAAAACATCTCTATTTCGTCCTCCTTTTGGTATCCTTAACAATGGTGTAGCTGACTACGCTAAAAAGAATAATTACGCCATCTTAATGTGGTCAGATGACTCTGAAGATTATCGTCGTCCTCCCGTATCCAGACTAGTTAATAATGTCATCAAAGAAGCAAAACCAGGCGGCATGATATTAATGCACGATGGTGGTGGAAATCGCTCCAATACAGTTAAAGCTTTACCAGAAATTATTGATACTCTGAAAAAGCGTGGCTATAGTTTTGTAACCGTACCTGAATTGTTAGCAATACAAGCACAAAAACCCTTGGTAAAAATGGCAAAATTCCATCAACCCAACAAAGATATGTAA
- a CDS encoding IS630 family transposase, with the protein MILNILEKHLAPGRRIHYLCQDETRVGLKTLTGKVITASGVKPTVCVKWQRKNFWIYGAIEPFTGQHFQQEYPKLNGEYFQQFLDWLSQQLGEDYAILQIDQAPAHISSAINWPENIIPLLQPPHSPELNPIERLWQYLKKSLHNELFSSLQDLRNRIQQLFEQLTFEQVISISSYNFILEALFYAASY; encoded by the coding sequence ATCATCCTCAATATCCTAGAAAAACATCTAGCACCAGGGAGGCGTATTCATTATCTGTGTCAGGATGAGACCAGGGTGGGATTAAAAACTTTAACGGGAAAGGTGATTACTGCTTCTGGAGTAAAACCTACTGTATGCGTGAAATGGCAAAGGAAAAACTTTTGGATTTATGGCGCAATTGAACCATTCACAGGACAACATTTTCAGCAAGAATACCCCAAACTTAATGGTGAATATTTTCAACAGTTTTTAGACTGGTTATCTCAGCAATTAGGTGAAGATTATGCAATTTTACAAATAGACCAAGCTCCTGCTCATATCAGTAGTGCAATTAATTGGCCTGAAAATATTATTCCCCTGCTTCAACCACCTCATTCCCCGGAACTCAATCCCATTGAAAGGCTATGGCAGTATCTCAAAAAATCACTTCATAATGAACTTTTTTCTTCTTTACAAGACTTACGCAATCGCATACAACAACTATTTGAGCAATTAACATTTGAGCAGGTAATATCTATCTCTTCTTATAACTTTATTTTAGAAGCTCTTTTCTATGCAGCTTCATATTAA
- a CDS encoding helix-turn-helix domain-containing protein translates to MSRPFKIEIAESEEELKKRLQTANIGNQKEKLMMLWWIKSGQVQEQQDIGKRLAKDTSTVTRWIQKYRSGGLDELLKIKKAPGAKRKINELAIAGLTEELKTGTGFSSYGAIVEWLKLKHGLEVEYATVYALVRYKLGAKLKVPRPQSHQQDEKLVSEFKKNSVSSSIS, encoded by the coding sequence ATGAGCCGCCCTTTTAAGATTGAAATCGCAGAGAGCGAAGAAGAACTTAAAAAACGTCTACAAACAGCAAACATAGGGAACCAGAAAGAAAAACTGATGATGCTGTGGTGGATAAAAAGTGGTCAGGTTCAGGAGCAGCAAGACATTGGAAAACGCTTGGCGAAAGATACTTCAACGGTAACAAGGTGGATACAAAAGTATAGGTCAGGTGGGCTAGATGAATTATTAAAAATTAAAAAAGCTCCAGGAGCAAAACGAAAAATTAACGAGCTTGCGATCGCAGGACTCACCGAAGAGTTAAAAACAGGAACAGGCTTTAGTAGCTATGGTGCAATAGTTGAGTGGTTGAAACTCAAACATGGACTGGAAGTTGAGTATGCAACAGTTTATGCATTAGTTCGATATAAATTAGGAGCAAAACTCAAAGTACCACGTCCTCAAAGCCATCAACAGGATGAAAAGTTAGTATCTGAGTTTAAAAAAAACTCGGTATCATCCTCAATATCCTAG
- a CDS encoding ABC transporter ATP-binding protein: MVKELAIRTSGLTKQFDRHVAVNDVDLEIQAGEVYGLIGPNGAGKTTLIRMLAAAEEPTTGEIYINGDRLLRDKSNPTLKRRLGYLPDDYPLYEDLTVWDYLDYFARLYRLREPRRTQRLHEVLELIQLGNKRNSLISTLSRGMKQRLSLARTIIHEPILLLLDEPVSGLDPIARMQFREIIKALQEAGMTILISSHVLSDLAELCTSVGIMELGFLVESASLQQLYQRLSRQQILLSTLGDLETLLREIKHHPLVEEWEVISGKNSVRINFSGKQEDSAELLRSLIQVGIPITDFHCTQEDLETIFLKLGHKQAS, from the coding sequence ATGGTAAAAGAATTAGCAATTCGTACCTCTGGACTGACGAAGCAATTTGATCGCCATGTTGCGGTCAATGATGTTGATTTAGAGATCCAAGCAGGTGAAGTATACGGACTGATTGGGCCGAATGGCGCAGGTAAAACAACTCTCATCCGAATGTTAGCAGCCGCAGAGGAGCCAACAACGGGTGAGATTTATATTAATGGCGATCGCTTGTTGCGTGACAAAAGTAATCCTACTCTTAAGCGTCGTCTAGGCTATTTACCCGATGACTACCCACTGTATGAGGATTTAACAGTTTGGGATTACCTAGATTATTTTGCGCGGCTATATCGCTTGCGGGAACCACGCCGCACTCAACGTCTGCATGAAGTATTAGAACTGATACAACTCGGTAACAAGCGTAATAGCTTAATTTCTACCCTATCGCGGGGGATGAAGCAGCGCTTAAGTTTAGCGCGCACAATTATTCATGAACCTATTTTACTGCTGTTAGATGAGCCTGTTTCTGGTCTTGACCCCATCGCCAGGATGCAGTTCCGGGAAATCATCAAGGCTTTACAAGAAGCGGGAATGACAATCTTGATTTCTTCCCATGTTCTGAGTGATTTAGCCGAACTCTGTACTTCTGTGGGAATTATGGAACTTGGCTTTTTAGTAGAAAGTGCTTCTCTGCAACAACTTTACCAGCGGCTATCCCGTCAACAAATTTTGTTGTCTACGCTAGGAGATTTAGAAACATTACTGCGGGAAATAAAACATCATCCTTTGGTGGAAGAATGGGAAGTAATATCTGGTAAAAACAGTGTCAGAATCAACTTTTCAGGTAAGCAGGAAGATAGTGCTGAGTTATTGCGATCGCTAATTCAAGTTGGCATTCCGATTACTGATTTTCACTGCACCCAAGAAGATTTAGAAACCATTTTCTTAAAGTTAGGGCACAAGCAAGCATCTTAA